The region CCCGTTAACCCAGACCGCCGTCCTGCCGACCACTGTCCTGCGCGGCTACGCGCTGGCCGGCCCCCTTTCCTGGCACGACCGCGCCCTGCCGTTCGGCCAGCCGGCCGCCGCGGAATCCCTGGACCATCCCTGGCGCACACGCTATGCCATACGCTGGGAGGAGCTTCAACCGCCCGCGGGGGGCGATTCGGATGCGGAACTGGCCGGCTGGGTGCGCGTGCAGAACGTGGATGTCCCGAACGAGCGGCTGAACGCGCTGGTCGCACCTTCCTTCATCAAATTGCGGGAAGCGGTCAAGCAGGCCGCCGGCTTTGACTTCCTGGCGCGGTTGAGCGATGCCTGGCGCCCGCTCGATGAGGACAGCGAGACAACCACGTACGCGAGCTGGCACAAGGCCGGCCGCGCCATTGACACGCTCTTCGACTACCGGGACCGGAACGGCTTTCCCATGATGGCCGTCGTGCGCGAGGACATCGGCGGCCACACCTACTGGCGCGTCTACCTGCGCGCCGCCCGACAGGACGGCAGTCTGGGCATGCCTCTGCGCGAGCCGCCCTGGGACTTCAGCGGGAGCGCGCGCCGGCGCTTCCCCGAACAGGGTGGACGTTGGGATATCATTCCATCAGGATATTATGTTGACTTCACCGACCTGGCCTCCTCCTTCGGCTGGGAGCGCATCGCCTCCGTGGATAAGGCCGACTTCTCATGGACCTGGCATTTCCTCGCCATCGAATACTGGCATTTCCAACAGGATGAGGATATGGACTGGTATGCCTCCATGAGACAGGTATATACCCTGCAGGAGTTGACGCCCCTGTTCAACTGGCGTATCCTGCGGAAAAATGACATCCCCGACTGGTACATTGTCCTGACCGGCATCCCTATCCCCCTCAGCGAGTACCGCTGGAGCCTGCTCCGCCCATGAAAAATGGACATCGGGACCGTTCCCATGCCCTCCCATGCCCGAATTTTGACGAATAGCGCGCTTTGGTGGCATAATGACTAATGTACGACACCGCCATGTTAGGCCATGGCGGCAATTGTGGGATAATACTCTGACGAAAGGTTGCAACCCGGGGAACGGGGGGGCGATTGGATGAAACACCGACGCTTGGCCCGACATGTGGCACTGCAAGCGTTATTCGAGGTAGATGCAGTAGGACACGACCCGGAGCGGGCTCTGCAGTACCGGCTGGAGGAGAGCTCCCTGGCTCCCGAACATGCCGCGTTCGCCCGCCGGCTCGTCTGGGGCGTGCTCCAACACCGCGCCACCATTGATGACCTCATCCAGCGCCACGCTCCCCTCTGGCCCATCAACGACGTGGCTATTGTCGACCGCAATATCCTGCGCATCGGCACGCTGGAACTGCTGTGGGGCGAAACACCGCCCCGAGTGGCCATCAACGAAGCGGTGGAGTTGGGCAAACACTTCGGCTCGGACAGCACCCACCGCTTTGTGAACGGCGTGCTGGCGTCTATTCTGGAGGAACTGGAGGCCAGCGGTCGGCTCGGGGAACTGCGCGATTACATGGCCCCTCCCCCGCCGGCGCCCTCCGAGGAGAGCTCACAGGCATGAACTTTTTCAATATCGGCCCCATGGAGCTGTTATTGATACTGGTCATTGTGCTGATGGTGTTTGGGCCGGACAAAATCCCTGAAGTCGGCGCTTCCCTGGGAAAAGCTATCCGCAAATTCCGCCAGGCCACCAAAGAGCTGGCTGAGGAATTTGACCTGGAGGAAATCAACCCGACCACCCTGGCCAATGTGCTGGAGGCCCAGGCCGACGCGCTGGACCGTGCCCAGCAGGCGCAGACTGCCGGCACCGCCGCGCCGGCACCCGATGAATCCGCTCAGGCGCCGGCGCCTTCCGAGACATCTGAGGAGCCTGCCGCCGGCAGTGAGACTGCTGACACTCCGCCGGCCGTCCCAGCTCCCGATGCGCCTGGCCCCGAAGCACCGCCGATAGTCCACCCCCCTGAGGATAACGAAGGACGCATATGAACACAGGAACCAGTGCCCTGAGCACCTTTTTCCTTGCCCTGGTGGT is a window of Anaerolineae bacterium DNA encoding:
- the tatA gene encoding twin-arginine translocase TatA/TatE family subunit, with the translated sequence MNFFNIGPMELLLILVIVLMVFGPDKIPEVGASLGKAIRKFRQATKELAEEFDLEEINPTTLANVLEAQADALDRAQQAQTAGTAAPAPDESAQAPAPSETSEEPAAGSETADTPPAVPAPDAPGPEAPPIVHPPEDNEGRI
- a CDS encoding PD40 domain-containing protein: FSSWRYGDKDLFFMRPDGQDVRQITNSPTGEDQPAWSPDGIRLTFTYRTPEKREVTVLEVMAPPAEGGLTTRLTWSTANEWAAWSPDGRSLAWLEQYYNGWALHTAPLTQTAVLPTTVLRGYALAGPLSWHDRALPFGQPAAAESLDHPWRTRYAIRWEELQPPAGGDSDAELAGWVRVQNVDVPNERLNALVAPSFIKLREAVKQAAGFDFLARLSDAWRPLDEDSETTTYASWHKAGRAIDTLFDYRDRNGFPMMAVVREDIGGHTYWRVYLRAARQDGSLGMPLREPPWDFSGSARRRFPEQGGRWDIIPSGYYVDFTDLASSFGWERIASVDKADFSWTWHFLAIEYWHFQQDEDMDWYASMRQVYTLQELTPLFNWRILRKNDIPDWYIVLTGIPIPLSEYRWSLLRP
- the nusB gene encoding transcription antitermination factor NusB, with translation MKHRRLARHVALQALFEVDAVGHDPERALQYRLEESSLAPEHAAFARRLVWGVLQHRATIDDLIQRHAPLWPINDVAIVDRNILRIGTLELLWGETPPRVAINEAVELGKHFGSDSTHRFVNGVLASILEELEASGRLGELRDYMAPPPPAPSEESSQA